The following are encoded together in the Apus apus isolate bApuApu2 chromosome 7, bApuApu2.pri.cur, whole genome shotgun sequence genome:
- the HMGCS2 gene encoding hydroxymethylglutaryl-CoA synthase, mitochondrial produces MLRLVSRAARCWGAKRAPPGPEPAPWGAQPPVAVQRACLSSAAGTGTWPKDVGILAMEVYFPAQYVEQEELEKYDGVEAGKYTRGLGQQQMGFCAAHEDINSLCLTVVQQLVERGRLSWDAIGRLEVGTETVIDKSKAVKTVLMQLFHDSGNTDVEGIDTTNACYGGTASLFNAAAWVESSAWDGRYAVVVCGDIAVYATGNARPTGGAGAIAMLVGPNAPLVLERGLRGTHMEHAYDFYKPDLSSEYPVVDGQLSIQCYLRALDRCYAVYRRKAESQQQQAGIQRPFTLDDFKYIIFHTPFCKLVQKSVGRLLLNDFLASPNPDTASGLYKGLQSFRGLKLEDTYTSKDVEKAFQVASQEIFNQKTKPSLLLSSRNGNMYTPSMYGCLASLLAQSSARDLAGSRIGAFSYGSGLAASMFSLRVSEDAAPGSPLDKLVSSLSDLPARLDARKRVAPKDFAEIMKQREDTHHLANHAPHGSQADLFPGTWYLTRVDAKYRREYARKPI; encoded by the exons ATGCTGCGCTTGGTCAGCCGTGCTGCGCGCTGCTGGGGGGCAAAGCGGGCACCTCCGGGGCCGGAGCCGGCACCCTGGGGGGCCCAGCCCCCCGTGGCCGTGCAGAGGGCATG cctctccagtGCTGCGGGGACGGGCACCTGGCCCAAGGACGTGGGTATCCTGGCGATGGAGGTTTACTTCCCTGCCCAGTAcgtggagcaggaggagctggagaagtaCGATGGTGTTGAGGCTGGCAAGTACACGCGGGGCTTGGGCCAACAGCAGATGGGTTTCTGTGCTGCCCACGAGGACATCAACTCCCTGTGCCTGACGGtggtgcagcagctggtggagcGCGGGCGCCTCTCCTGGGATGCCATCGGCCGCCTGGAGGTGGGCACCGAGACTGTCATCGACAAGTCCAAGGCTGTCAAGACTGTCCTCATGCAGCTCTTCCATGACTCGGGCAACACCGATGTGGAGGGCATCGACACCACCAATGCCTGCTATGGGGGCACTGCTTCGCTCTTCAACGCAGCTGCCTGGGTGGAGTCCAGCGCCTGGGATG GTCGCTATGCCGTGGTGGTGTGCGGGGACATTGCCGTCTACGCCACCGGGAACGCGCGGCCCACAGGAGGTGCCGGGGCCATCGCCATGCTGGTGGGACCCAACGCCCCGCTGGTGCTGGAGAGAG GCCTGCGGGGAACCCACATGGAGCATGCTTATGACTTCTACAAGCCAGACCTGTCCTCAGAGTACCCAGTGGTGGATGGGCAGCTCTCCATCCAGTGCTACCTGCGTGCTCTGGACCGCTGCTATGCCGTGTACCGAAGGAAGGCggagagccagcagcagcagg CCGGTATCCAGCGGCCCTTCACCCTCGACGACTTCAAGTACATCATCTTCCACACGCCCTTCTGCAAGCTGGTGCAGAAGTCAGTGGGACGGCTGCTGCTGAATGACTTCTTGGCCTCCCCCAACCCTGACACAGCCTCTGGCCTCTACAAGGGGCTGCAGTCCTTCCG TGGCTTGAAGCTGGAGGACACCTACACCAGCAAGGATGTGGAGAAAGCATTCCAGGTGGCCAGCCAGGAGATCTTCAACCAGAAGACCaagccctccctgctcctctcctcccgCAACGGCAACATGTACACACCATCCATGTATGGCTGTCTGGCCTCCCTCCTGGCACA ATCCTCAGCGCGGGACCTGGCTGGCTCCCGGATCGGTGCCTTCTCCTACGGCTCGGGGCTGGCTGCCAGCATGTTCTCCCTCCGTGTCTCAGAGGATGCAGCCCCGG GTTCACCCCTGGACAAGCTGGTTTCCAGCCTGTCCGACCTGCCGGCTCGCCTGGATGCCCGCAAGCGAGTGGCCCCAAAGGACTTTGCCGAGATCATGAAGCAGCGGGAGGATACCCATCACCTGg CCAACCACGCTCCCCACGGCTCCCAGGCGGATCTCTTCCCTGGCACCTGGTACCTGACACGGGTAGATGCCAAGTACCGCCGGGAGTATGCCAGGAAGCCCATCTAG
- the PHGDH gene encoding D-3-phosphoglycerate dehydrogenase has product MALGKLQKVLISDSLDPCCREILQAGGLRVQEKPGLSKEELLREIRDCDGLIVRSATKVTADVLEAAGRLQVVGRAGTGVDNVDVEAATRKGVLVMNTPTGNSLSAAELTCGMILCLARQIPQAAASMKEGKWDRKKYMGMELNGKTLAVLGLGRIGREVATRMQAFGMKTIGYDPIIAPEVSAGFGVEQLPLEQIWPRCDFITVHTPLLPSTTGLLNDSTFAKCRRGVQVVNCARGGIVDEGALLRALQSGQCGGAALDVFTQEPPKDRDLVNHPNVICCPHLGASTREAQSRCGKEIAMQIVDMATGKGLAGVVNGQALSKAFAPQTKPWIVLARALGTVLRMVGKQVQGSVQVCTLGSPLQEAGSYLTPAVAAGMLTGGTKKDVTLVNAQLLAQEAGLKVTTTHGDMAPEPDSSAGLLQVALQGTSHRAAGTVQGSTPVLREINGATFKQPAPLTGPVLIYRAKASEPNTLPVLAGMLGKVGVQLQSYHSSSTVAGEQWSIVGLSSPLSDLSELKSRVTEAFQLNL; this is encoded by the exons ATGGCGCTGGGAAAGCTGCAGAAGGTGCTGATCAGCGACAGCCTGGACCCCTGCTGCCGGGAGATCCTGCaggccggggggctgcgggtgcAGGAGAAGCCCGGGCTGAGCAAGGAGGAGTTGCTGCGGGAGATCCGG GACTGTGATGGGCTCATCGTCCGTTCGGCCACCAAAGTCACGGCCGATGTGCTGGAGGCGGCGGGGAGGCTGCAGGTGGTGGGTAGAGCAGGCACCGGCGTGGACAACGTCGATGTGGAGGCCGCCACCAGGAAGGGTGTCCTGGTCATGAA CACACCCACTGGGAACAGCCTCAGCGCCGCTGAGCTCACCTGTGGGATGATCCTGTGCTTGGCCAG GCAGATcccccaggcagctgcctccaTGAAAGAGGGCAAGTGGGACCGTAAGAAG TATATGGGCATGGAGCTGAATGGGAAGACGCTGGccgtgctggggctggggcgcATTGGCAGGGAGGTGGCCACCCGCATGCAGGCTTTTGGCATGAAG ACCATAGGCTATGACCCCATCATTGCCCCCGAAGTCTCGGCTGGCTTTGGCGTGGAGCAGCTGCCGCTGGAGCAGATCTGGCCCCGCTGCGACTTCATCACAGTGCACACACCGCTGCTGCCCTCCACCACGG GGCTCCTGAACGACAGCACCTTCGCCAAGTGCCGCCGCGGCGTGCAGGTGGTGAACTGTGCCCGTGGTGGCATCGTGGACGAGGGTGCGCTGCTGCGGGCGCTGCAGTCGGGGCAGTGTGGTGGAGCTGCCCTCGATGTCTTCACGCAG GAGCCCCCAAAGGATCGTGACCTGGTCAACCACCCCAATGTCATCTGCTGCCCGCACCTGGGTGCCAGCACGCGGGAGGCGCAGAGCCGCTGCGGCAAGGAGATCGCCATGCAGATCGTGGACATGGCCACTGGGAAGGGGCTGGCTGGTGTA GTCAACGGGCAGGCGCTCAGCAAGGCTTTTGCACCCCAGACCAAACCCTGGATAGTCCTGGCCAGGGCCCTGGGCACAGTGCTGCGCATGGTGGGCaagcaagtgcagggcagtgTGCAGGTCTGCACCCTAG GATCCCCACTGCAAGAGGCTGGGAGCTACCTGACTCCTGCTGTGGCTGCGGGCATGCTGACTGGAGGGACAAAGAAGGATGTGACCTTGGTGAATGCCCAGCTACTGGCTCAGGAGGCTGGGCTGAAG GTCACGACCACCCATGGTGACATGGCCCCCGAGCctgacagcagtgctggcttGCTGCAGGTGGCCCTGCAGGGCACCTCACACCGGGCAGCGGGGACAGTGCAGGGCAGCACCCCAGTGCTGCGGGAGATCAATGGAGCCACCTTCAAGCAGCCGGCCCCGTTGACTGGCCCTGTCCTCATCTACAGAGCCAAAGCCTCTGAGCCCAACACGCTGCCTGTGCTTGCTG ggaTGCTGGGAAAGGTGGGGGTCCAGCTCCAGTCCTACCACAGCTCCAGCACGGTGGCAGGAGAGCAGTGGAGCATCGTGGGGCTTTCATCCCCCCTGTCTGACCTCAGTGAGCTGAAGTCTCGTGTCACGGAGGCCTTCCAGCTCAACCTGTAA
- the REG4 gene encoding regenerating islet-derived protein 4 encodes MVAAAKLALLLLGCAGLLWPAGAQYIDYCPKGWSYYKLSCLKYFSHPQTWDEAERQCQASHPGAHLAWVQDPHEAVTLRKLISYYQRVQPVWIGLRYGLQSRTWQWPSGDKYNASSGLAGNGAHGGTCGMLTHHSAFTVWFSANCAQKHHYVCKFTPTLSTA; translated from the exons ATGGTGGCAGCAGCCAAACttgccctcctgctgctgggctgcgCGGGGCTCCTGTGGCCGGCCG GTGCCCAGTACATAGACTACTGCCCCAAGGGCTGGTCCTACTACAAACTCAGCTGCTTGAAGTACTTCTCTCATCCCCAGACCTGGGACGAGGCTGAG AGGCAGTGCCAGGCCAGCCACCCAGGTGCCCACCTGGCTTGGGTGCAGGACCCCCATGAGGCAGTCACCCTGCGCAAGCTCATCTCCTACTACCAGCGAGTGCAGCCTGTCTGGATTGGTCTCCGTTATGGGCTCCAG AGCCGGACCTGGCAGTGGCCGTCTGGGGACAAGTACAATGCCAGCAGTGGGCTGGCTGGGAATGGTGCCCATGGGGGGACCTGCGGCATGCTGACCCACCACAGCG CCTTCACCGTGTGGTTCAGCGCCAACTGCGCCCAGAAGCATCACTATGTCTGCAAGTTCACCCCTACACTGAGCACAGCCTGA